GTAACGGCAGCAAGTGATTGAGTTCAGTAGTTCCTCAtagaaaattattgactctagagatATGGTAATATGGAGAAGACAAAATTGTTTGAAGCACGCACAGAACCGGAAGCGCCCCTTGTTTCAAAGAGAGGAGGACGGGTTATTCACATTTAATTTGATGGTCAGAGGCAAATTGAAAGCTAAGCAGTGGTAATTAAGACCCCCGGGGGAAAATAGGGATGTCTCCTACGTTACCCATAATATGTGGAAGTATCGACGTAATTTCATAGAGTCATTCGATCTGAATGCTACATGAAGAACATAAGCCAGATGACGGAACGCAGAGACCTAGGATGTAGAAGATCATAACATGAGCGATTCGGCAGATTTGGATTCCTTTCCTATATATCCACTCATGTGGTACTTCATCATATGATTCATATAAGATCCATCTGTCTAGAGATCGTCATATACATCTAGAAAGCCGTATGCTTTGGAAGAAGCTTGTACAGTTTGGGAAGGGgttttttgagagaaaagaagaatCTACTTCAACCGATATGCCCTTAGGCACGGCCATGCATAACATAGAAATCACACGTGGAAGGGGTGGGCAATTAGCTAGAGCAGCAGGTGCTGTAGCGAAACTCATTGCAAAAGAGGGTAAATCGGCCACTTTAAGATTACCATCTGGGGAGGTCCGTTTAGTATCCCAAAATTGCTTAGCAACAGTCGGACAAGTGGGTAATGTTGGGGTGAACCAAAAAAGTTTGGGTAGAGCCGGATCTAAGTGTTGGCTAGGTAAACGCCCCGTAGTAAGAGGGGTAGTTATGAACCCTGTGGACCACCCCCATGGGGGCGGTGAAGGGAAAGCTCCCATTGGTAGAAAAAAACCCACAACCCCTTGGGGTTATCctgcgcttggaagaagaactaggaaaaggaaaaaatatagcGATAGTTTTATTCTTCGTCGCCGTAAGTAAATACGTAACTAGGAATATGGAAAATTgcatttttggaatttgcaataaTGCGATGGGCGAACGACGGGAATTGAACCCGCGCATGGTGGATTCACAATCCACTGCCTTGATCCACTTGGCTACATCCGCCCCTTATCCAGCTaaaggatttttttcttttttccgttgatcattattctatttattcTGACCTCCGTACTTCGATCGAGATATTGGACATAGAATGCCACtctttaaaaaggaaaaaaggagtaatcagctgtgacacgaaaaaaaacgaatccttttgtagctcatcatttattggcaaagatagaaaaggtcaatatgaaggaggagaaagaaacaatagtaacGTGGTCCCGGGCATCTAGCATTCTACCCACAATGGTTGGCCATACAATTGCGATTCATAATGGAAAGGAACATATACCTATTTACATAACAAATCCTATGGTAGGTCGCAAATTGGGAGAATTCGTGCCTACTCGGCATTTTACGAGTTATGAAAATGCAAGAAAGGATACTAAATCTCGTCGTTAACTGAATTCTGAATAGAAAgattaagaagaaaaaaaagattcaaaatACCCAATATCTTGCTAGAACAAGATATTGGGTATTTTTGTCTTTTCTTTCTTCAAAAATTCTTATATGTTAGCAGAAAAACCTTATCCATTAATAGCTGGAACTTCAACAGCAGCTAAGTCTAGAGGGAAGTTGTGAGCATTACGTTCGTGCATTACTTCCATACCAAGGTTAGCACGGTTGATGATATCAGCCCAAGTATTAATAACGCGACCTTGACTATCAACTACAGATTGGTTGAAATTGAAACCATTTAGGTTGAAAGCCATAGTACTAATACCTAAAGCAGTGAACCAGATTCCTACTACAGGCCAAGCAGCCAAGAAGAAGTGTAAAGAACGAGAGTTGTTGAAACTAGCATATTGGAAGATTAATCGGCCAAAATAACCATGAGCAGCCACAATATTATAAGTCTCTTCCTCTTGACCAAATTTGTAACCCTCATTAGCAGATTCATTTTCAGTAGTTTCCCTGATCAAACTAGAGGTTACCAAGGAACCATGCATAGCACTGAATAGGGAACCGCCGAATACACCAGCTACACCTAACATGTGGAATGGATGCATAAGGATGTTGTGCTCTGCCTGGAATACAATCATAAAGTTGAAAGTACCAGAGATTCCTAAAGGCATACCATCAGAAAAGCTTCCTTGACCAATAGGGTAAATCAAGAAAACAGCAGTAGCAGCTGCAACAGGAGCTGAATATGCAACAGCAATCCAAGGACGCATACCCAGACGGAAACTAAGTTCCCACTCACGACCCATATAACAAGCTACACCAAGTAAGAAGTGTAGAACAATTAGCTCATAAGGACCACCATTGTATAACCACTCATCAACAGATGCAGCTTCCCAAATTGGGTAAAAGTGCAATCCGATCGCCGCAGAAGTAGGAATAATAGCACCAGAGATAATATTGTTTCCATAAAGTAAAGAACCAGAAACAGGCTCGCGAATACCATCAATATCTACTGGAGGGGCAGCGATGAAGGCGATAATAAATACAGAAGTTGCGGTCAATAAGGTAGGGATCATCAAAACACCGAACCATCCGATGTAAAGACGATTTTCAGTGCTAGTTATCCAGTTGCAGAAGCGACCCCACAGGCTTGTACTTTCGCGTCTCTCTAAAATTGCAGTCATGGTAAGATCTTGGTTTATTCAAATTGCAAGGACTCCCAAGCACACGTATTAACTAGAATATAGATAATAGAAGGCTTGTTATTTAACAGTATAACATAGACTATATACCAATGTCAACCAAGTCAGCCCAAAGATTGGCTATCCATATAAATAAattaaccaaaccaataattttgTATTTGTAAATGAAGTGAGTAAAAGTTAAAAACTTTGATGGGTCTTTTCTATATGGGTTGCCCGGGACTCGAACCCGGAACTAGTCGGATGGAGTAGATAATTCTTCCTTGTTACAATAGAGAAAAATCCCTCCCCAAATCGTGCTTGCATTTTTCATTGCACACGACTTTCCCTATGTAGAAATAGCCAATATTCTATTCCAAAGAGGAAGTTCTACTAATTTTTTAATTAGTAAGTTGATTCACCTACTCTTTATTATAATAAAAGGAACATTTCAGAATgaaaaatatgaaagttttttCTTGATCATTTATCAACCCTTTCCTGTTTATTAGTTTTGTCTAATGATTAATTAAGAGGGTTGACCAGGTCATTGATACCTATAATATCCAAATACCAAATACGCTCAGTGTGTGATCCACTGAAAGAAAAAAGAGTTGTTTTGGTGAACATCAAAGAAAAAACTTGCTCTTCTTCCGTaaaaaattcttctaaaaatgccgAACCCAATCGTTGCATAAAAGTTCGTACCGTGCTTTTATGTTTACGAGCTAAAGTTCTAGCGCATGAAAGTCGAAGTATATACTTTAGTCGATACAAAGTCCGTTTTTTCGAAGAtccactatgataatgaaaaagaTTTCTACATATCCGACCAAATCGATCAAGAATATCCCAATCTGATAAATCCGTCCAAATGGGTTTACTAATAGGATGCCCCGATCCAGTACAAAATTGAGCTTTTGATAAGTATCCTATGAGGAGAGTAGCGGGGACTATGGTATCGAATTTTTTCATTCGAGTATCTATGAGAAATGAATTCTCCAGCATTTGATTCCTTACCAACAAAGGACTTTTTGGTACACTTGAAAGGTATCCCATAAAATCGAAGCAAGAGTTTGCTAATTGGTTTATATGGATTCTTCGCGGCTGAGtccaaaaaaagaaataatattGCCAGAAATTGATAAGGTAGCATTTCcatttctttttcaaaaaaaaaactgccTTTTGATGCAAGAATTGCCTTTCCTTGATATCGAACATAATGTATAAGAGGATCCATAAAGAACCATAAGGTTTTCCGAGAAAAACCAGGGTACATTATCCCAAAATGTTCCATCTTCCTAGAAAAGTGGATTCGTTCCAGAAAAGTTCCAGAATATGCTAATGGTAAGCAAGAAGATTGTTTACGaagaaacaacaagaaaaattcaTATTCTGATACATAAGAGTTATATAGGAATTTAACtagtcttttattttctttttgaaaaaaaagaatGGATTTCATTGAAGTAATAAAACTATTCCAATTCGAATAGTAGTTGAGAAAGAATCGCAATAAATGCAAAGATGGAACATCTTGGATACGGTATTgaaggagttgaaccaagatttcCAAATGGATAGGATAGGGTATTTCTATATGTGATAGATAATCCAAATGCAAAAATTTGTCTTCTAAAAAGGGAAATATTGAATGAATAGAGCGTAAATTCTGAAACtttggtatttctttttctttcggacAAGATAATTCCCGTAGCGAGAATGGGATTTCCACAACAATCGCAAACCCCTCAGATAGAATCTGAGAATAAAACTCAGAATAAAAAAAAATTTTGTAATCCAATAATCGATCTTGATTAGGATGATTAACCGAGTTATCCAAAAAATTCTGCTGATACATTCGAATAATTAAACGTTTCACAAGTAGTGAACTAAATTTCTTGTTATTCCAACTAACTATTTCCACAGGTTCAGAACCGTTTAATCCATAATCATGAGCAAATGCATAAATATACTCCTGAAAGAGAAGTGGGTAGACAAAGTATTGTTGACGAGATTTCTGTTTTTCTGAATACCCTTCGAATTTTTCCATTTGTATTTCTACTTGAATCAGAGAGAAGAAGCATTTCTCGGTTTATCGAATGATGATACATAGTGCAATATGGTCAGAACAGGGTGTTGCATTTTTAATACAAACCCTGGAAAGAAAGGGAGTCTAATCCACGGATCTTTTTCCGCTCCTTTTCTACCGAATTAGTTTATGTTTGTTCTAAATTACAAAAAAGAACAGAacaagttttttatttttgcagGCCAATCGCTCTTTTGACTTTGGAATACAGCCTCTTTATCAATATACTGCTTCTTTTACACATTCAATCCATAACATCCCTTATTCAATCCATAATCAAGAATAATTAGGAtttctaaaaaaaaagaaaaaataaagggtCCACTCATAGGAAAACCCAACCTTTCCCCACATCCGGCACTAATCTATTTTTAACGTCTAATTAGAGCGGGGAATCCTTCCAATTAGGAAGTTAAGCTCGTTGCTTTTTATTTTACCAGAATTGGAGCCAGGCTCTATCCATTTATTCACTAGACCCAGAAAATCGTAATTTTGGATTCCATTCAAAAAAGATTGATTTTATTACGACATGCTATTTTTTCCATTCATTACCTTTGAGGATCAGTCGTGGTCTTCTAGACTCTACCAAGAGTCTGGACGAATTTGTTGTTTCATCCAAATGTGTAAAAGATCATAGTCGCACTTAAAAGCCGAGTACTCTACCATTGAGTTAGCAACCCAGATAAAAAAAGGATCTTAGATACGATCGAAATCCAAAAATCAATGGAATTACACCGCGCGCTTCTGTCAAAACATTGAACTAGCAAGACATCAAAAGAAAGATTTTATCGACCATGAAAAACACTCAAATGGCAAAACGAACAGGTCCGGTTAAATTCCACTAAAGTGAAAAAAAAGAGCGACCCTAATCACGATGGCCAAATTCTCCTTTTTTTAgcgatttttattaaaaaaaatatatattatattgTATGAGAATACATGCAAGAGGAACACCCTTATCATTTGAGCGAAGTGTAAGCAGAAAAATTAAATATGGAGTGAGGATAAAGAGACCCATCTATCTACAAATTCTATTTGTTCAATAGACCTTTGTCAATGGAAATACAATGGTAAGAAAACAAATTAGatagaaaaagtaaataaaataggGGCTTATGTTGGATTGGCACGATATAAATCCAAATAGGATTAAGAAAGAGGTAAATTGTGTCTAAATAATTAGACAACGAGGAATACTAATAATCTTCTCCTATCCTACTTTTTTATTCATTTAGTTCTTCAATTAACTCaaagttctttctttttctttaaagAATTCCGCCTTCCTTAAAATATCATAAACAGTTCTTGTCGGTTGAGCACCCTTTTCAAGGAAATAGAGAATAGCtggaacatttaaacaagtttgatTCTTTATCGGATCATAAAAACCTACTTTTCGAAGATCTCTTCCTTCTCTTCGAGATCGAACATCAATTGCAACGATTCGATAGACAGCTTATTGGGATAGATGTAGATAAACAACGCCCCCCCTAGAAACGTATAGGAGGTTTTCTCCTCATACGGCTCGAGAAAATGATTCGAATTTCTGTCGATAATAATAGAAATTAGACTATGACGTCCATTAATTTCCTTACAGAAAAAACAAATTTCATTTATACTCATGACTCAAGTTGGCTAATTCTGCCTGAGAAACTTCGAAGGCAAAATCCTTCAAAAATTTTTGAGTCGTCTTTAAACTCTTTTCTTTGTCTCATTTCGAACGAATTGACTTTTATTCCTTATTCTGATCCAACTCTGTTGTTGAGACAATTGAAAATTGTGTTTACTTGTTCTGGAATCCTTTATCTTTGATTTGTGAAATCCTTGGGTTTAGACATTACTTCGGgaattcctattttttttctttcaaaagagTAGCAACATACCCTTTTTTCTTATTTCCTTCGATAAAGCATTTATCTCTTCTATAGAAATCTAATAAGGGGGATTGATTCTGATATACTTTTATTGGACTTTCTTCGTATTTTAACCTTTCGATTTATTTCTATATTAAGGATAGACTGACAAAGTTGGCCTAATTTATTAGTTTTCACTAACCCTAGATTCTTTCCCTTGATAAAAAATAAACTCTGTCCTCTCGAGCTCCATCGTGTACTATGTTACTTAAACCCTGCGCAAATTTGGTTCGGAACGAATAGAACAGGCTATGTCGAGCCAAGAGCATTTTCATTACTATGGAAAATGATGGATAGCAAAATCCACAATCGATCATGTCCTTCAAGTCGCACGTTGCTTTCTACCACATCGTTTTAAACGAAGTTTTACCATAACAAACATTCCTCTTTTCATTGCAAAGTGGTATAGAAAATTGATCCAATATGGATGGAATCATGAATAGTCATTGGTTTTGTTTTTTGTATACTAATTAAAATTAAAACTTGCTATCTATGGAGCAATATGGATAAAAGAAAGTAAGTATTTATCCGGGAAGCCTCCGCCAAGATCCAATTTATTTAAACCCATATTCGAATTCTATCATATGAATGAAACATAGAAAAAGACGACTAAACAAGTTTGCTTAAAACTTATTTATTATTAAATTTCCACCCTCAACGGATGGCTCGAGATGATCAATCTTGAAGTGAGAAGAGAAGGATTGACTCTTCCTCAATAAATAAACTATCAACCTCCAAAAAAGTTTAATTCATTTAATTACTAGAATTAGAATTCTATTAGTAATATATTTTTTCCGTACCAAAAACAATTAACTATAATAACTAAATAAACTATTCCAATGAATAGATTGAAAGTTTTTGGTAGTTAATTGTTTTTGGTACTTCTTCGACTCGAAgaccaaaaggaagaaaaaaatatgattaagtgattattaagtgattattaAGTGATCATAGTAGAGGCATATCCTGAATGTGCCTGCTAGATcccatttttttcatgaaaataaagGTAGTCAATTTGACTGGACTTAAGACTTTATTATGTTTTCTGAGAAAACATAAgatatcattattctctttaataaACTTTTGTCTCATACGGAGTACTATATGATTTCACCGTTTGTTTCATCAGAAACAATCTGGGACGGAAGGATTCGAACCTCCGAGTAACGGGACCAAAACCCGCTGCCTTACCACTTGGCCACGCCCCATTTCGGGTTTTATGCGACACTAATAAACACTATTATGTTTATTTGTTATTCGTCAATACCATTTCAATTACATAAATAAAGAAGAGATATTCTCTTGCTAGTATTCTACACATGCAGATAATATAGAATCAAAAAAATGCATTGATCATTACATGGAATTCTATTAAGATATTATATGAAAGTCGAATTTATTCCACTCTCATTTGAGAGTGCGAATACAAGGAGGTATTTTGTGTTTGGGAAAGTCCGAAGAAAAAAAGATTTTGAATCTGCCTTTTCCTTCTTTCCCTTAAAAAAATAACTCAATCAAAATCCAATTATTTACTCTACAAGAATGAAATGCTTGTTATGCCTAATATACTTAGTTTAACCTGTATCTGTTTTAATTCTGTTCTTTATCCTACTAGTTTTTTCTTTGCCAAATTGCCCGAagcttatgctattttcaatccaaTCGTGGATATTATGCCTGTTATACCTCTATTCTTTTTTCTATTAGCCTTTGTTTGGCAAGCTGCTGTAAGTTTTCGATGAAATCTTTAGTACTCTGTATGCCAAATTGAATGATGTGttcattccaaaaaaaaaaattaaaatgggtAAAAGCCGAGaagttttatatttttatattatgaACCCTCAATTCTAAAATTGAAATTATTCTACATTGAATGGGTAGCTACAGCAATAAATTTGGATCAGCCTTTCTACTCCCCTGCACCTAGGTTGAGCAGGTACCTTTAGGTACCTACACAATACCTATTCAATACCACCTAACCCTATTTTTGCTATTGATAAGAGTTCTTATTATAAATGAATTCTTGCAATTTTTTTCCAGAATTCATTTTTGCATTTTTAGGTATCAAAAAAAACCATCCTAGTGGATCCGTGTGGTAAGGAAAAACTGGTAATCTATTCCTTAAAAAAAAATCTTGGAGATTATGTAATGCTTACTCTCAAACTTTTTGTTTATACAGTAGTGATATTCTTTGTTTCACTCTTTATCTTTGGATTCTTATCTAATGATCCAGGACGGAATCCTGGACGCGAGGAgtaaaaattcaattttttttttttcTTACAAATTGGATTTGTTTCGTACATTTATCTATGAGAAAATCCGGGGGTCAGAATTCTTTCCAGTTTGAAAGTCCCAAATGATCCAAGGGAGCGGAaagagagggattcgaaccctcggtACAAAAAAATTGTACAACGGATTAGCAATCCGCCGCTTTAGTCCACTCAGCCATCTCTCCACGTTCCAAAGCGAAAGGTTTCCGTGATATGATATAGGCAAGAAATAAGAAATAACGGTTGCAAAaaacccctttttttctttcaaaagtcTATAAAAATTATATTGCCAATTCCATTTTAGTTATATTCTTTTTTCTTAATgttaataaaaaaaagaagaaaattcttgttttttctttgtaaAAATCGATATTGACCGAGAGACAATCAAATAGATTTTCTCTTTAGCGGGCATTTCCATATAGGACTTGTTATAATTATAATAAAACAAGCTATATATAAAAAaacgctttttttttttttgtcgaTTATttatcaagaaagcaaaaagggTTCTTATCAAATCCACCATAAAATTGGAAAGAAGCATAAAGTAAGTAGACCTGACTCCTTGAATGATGCCTCTATCCGCTATTCTGATATATAAATTCGATGTAGATGAAATTGTATAAGCGAATTTTTCGTATTTCCTTAGACTTAGACCGCGCAAGACAAGAATTTTTCGCTATTTACGATTTCATATTCTTGTTACTAGATGTTCTATAGGAATAAGAAGAAATCGCAACTCCTTTGCGCTACACATAAAAATTGATTTCGAAGGTCCTTTTTTTTTTTCAGAATCCTCCATTTTAGTTCTTCCCCCCATGCAATAGAGAGGGAATGGGAAAAAAGGGGttacttttattttcatttttcccttAAAAGATAGACTTTGAAATAGGAGTCTTGGAATAATGCTGAATTCAAAGGTTTATTTCTATAAGTATAAGATAAGAAAAACAAATCGAATCAAATTCATGGATTTACAACGACCTCGGTTGTGACTCCATAGATAAAAATGGAA
The Hordeum vulgare subsp. vulgare unplaced genomic scaffold, MorexV3_pseudomolecules_assembly, whole genome shotgun sequence DNA segment above includes these coding regions:
- the LOC123422107 gene encoding photosystem II protein D1, translating into MTAILERRESTSLWGRFCNWITSTENRLYIGWFGVLMIPTLLTATSVFIIAFIAAPPVDIDGIREPVSGSLLYGNNIISGAIIPTSAAIGLHFYPIWEAASVDEWLYNGGPYELIVLHFLLGVACYMGREWELSFRLGMRPWIAVAYSAPVAAATAVFLIYPIGQGSFSDGMPLGISGTFNFMIVFQAEHNILMHPFHMLGVAGVFGGSLFSAMHGSLVTSSLIRETTENESANEGYKFGQEEETYNIVAAHGYFGRLIFQYASFNNSRSLHFFLAAWPVVGIWFTALGISTMAFNLNGFNFNQSVVDSQGRVINTWADIINRANLGMEVMHERNAHNFPLDLAAVEVPAING
- the LOC123422108 gene encoding maturase K-like, which produces MFDIKERQFLHQKAVFFLKKKWKCYLINFWQYYFFFWTQPRRIHINQLANSCFDFMGYLSSVPKSPLLVRNQMLENSFLIDTRMKKFDTIVPATLLIGYLSKAQFCTGSGHPISKPIWTDLSDWDILDRFGRICRNLFHYHSGSSKKRTLYRLKYILRLSCARTLARKHKSTVRTFMQRLGSAFLEEFFTEEEQVFSLMFTKTTLFSFSGSHTERIWYLDIIGINDLVNPLN